From the Labrus mixtus chromosome 17, fLabMix1.1, whole genome shotgun sequence genome, one window contains:
- the ufc1 gene encoding ubiquitin-fold modifier-conjugating enzyme 1, giving the protein MADDATRRAVSQIPLLKTHAGPRDRALWPQRLKEEYQALIQFVEQNKEADNDWFRLESNADGTRWTGTCWFIHELLRYEFRLEFDIPVTYPDTAPEVAIPELDGKTAKMYRGGKICLTDHFAPLWARNAPRFGLAHLMALGLGPWLAVEVPDLISKGLVVHKEGQREAVE; this is encoded by the coding sequence ATGGCGGACGACGCCACCCGCAGGGCCGTGTCGCAGATCCCCCTGCTGAAGACGCACGCGGGGCCGCGGGACCGGGCGCTGTGGCCGCAGCGGCTGAAGGAGGAGTACCAGGCGCTGATCCAGTTCGTGGAGCAGAATAAAGAGGCCGACAACGACTGGTTTCGCCTTGAGTCCAATGCGGACGGCACGCGCTGGACCGGTACGTGTTGGTTCATCCACGAGCTGCTGCGCTACGAGTTCCGGCTGGAGTTCGACATCCCGGTGACGTACCCGGACACCGCGCCAGAGGTGGCGATCCCGGAGCTGGACGGGAAGACCGCCAAGATGTACCGGGGAGGGAAGATTTGCCTAACCGATCACTTCGCGCCGCTCTGGGCCCGGAATGCGCCGCGCTTCGGCCTCGCGCACCTCATGGCTCTGGGACTGGGCCCCTGGCTCGCGGTGGAGGTGCCCGACCTGATCAGCAAGGGGCTCGTGGTCCACAAGGAGGGTCAGCGTGAGGCTGTGGAGTGA
- the fktn gene encoding fukutin, whose product MPRVNRTVVLSLLIACSSVFLLFQLYYYRKYVSKPGPHILSQTGHLTTTDVQWLTVKKFLALAQRFRLPLFLADTAALKLLSQDALRQRDRLVREPHCSFLCTGRPITSFALHANLWKYDPGFLLAAEQKGFQLLTLTGKDPRLASLDTLSGEEIPLHFLLRLHDYIIQVVFLYERSGNYMWFGALRLRADADRSFAPFRQLDYGRHSGALDRQELVLTALDGLDVRVPQNVSRFLYELRHARFLECRYHDARNFLQLYPEDSSPQSLDFRRKVKTLLHRVAQILTKLDIPFWLSSGTCLGWFRQCSVISYSRDVDIGIFIVDFRSDIIAAFRDAGLSLKHKFGKVEDSLELSFLSEDVKLDIFFFYENGDIVWNGGTQAKSGRKFKYVFPRFSLCWAELLELKVRVPCETLDYVTANYGATWSIPVRSWDWKSSPSNVQENGVWPPSEWAELIQVY is encoded by the exons ATGCCTCGCGTGAACCGGACGGTCGTGTTATCGCTGCTGATCGCGTGCAGCTCGGTGTTCCTGCTGTTCCAGCTGTATTATTACCGGAAATACGTCAGCAAG CCTGGCCCTCACATCCTGAGCCAAACAGGTCACCTGACCACCACTGACGTCCAATGG CTAACGGTGAAGAAGTTTTTAGCATTAGCTCAGCGCTTTAGGCTGCCGTTGTTCCTTGCTGATACCGCTGCCCTGAAGCTACTTTCCCAGGATGCTTTGAGGCAGCGTGACCGGCTGGTGCGGGAGCCACACTGCAGCTTCCTGTGCACTGGCCGGCCAATCACATCATTCGCTCTGCACGCCAACCTGTGGAAGTacgat CCTGGCTTCCTATTGGCTGCTGAGCAGAAAGGCTTCCAGCTGCTGACACTGACAGGAAAGGACCCACGATTGGCCAGTCTGGACACCCTATCAGGGGAAGAGATCCCCCTACACTTCCTGCTCCGCCTCCATGATTACATCATTCAG GTAGTGTTCCTGTACGAGCGGAGCGGGAACTACATGTGGTTTGGGGCATTACGTCTCCGCGCTGACGCCGACCGAAGCTTCGCTCCATTCAGACAGCTCGACTACGGGCGCCACTCAGGAGCTCTGGACAG GCAGGAGCTGGTACTGACTGCCCTGGATGGCCTCGACGTTCGAGTCCCACAAAACGTTTCCCGCTTTCTGTATGAACTGCGTCACGCTCGCTTCCTGGAGTGTCGTTACCATGACGCCCGCAACTTCCTGCAA CTCTACCCTGAGGACTCGTCTCCACAGTCGCTGGATTTTAGGAGAAAAGTGAAGACGTTGCTTCACCGGGTCGCTCAAATCCTCACGAAGCTCGACATCCCGTTCTGGCTCAGCAGCGGCACATGTCTGG GCTGGTTTAGGCAGTGCAGCGTCATCTCGTACAGTCGAGATGTTGATATCGGGATTTTCATTGTGGATTTTAGAAGCGACATCATCGCAGCGTTCAGGGATGCTGGCCTGTCCCTCAAACACAAGTTTGGAAAA GTAGAAGACAGTCTGGAACTTTCTTTTCTTAGTGAAGACGTCaaactggacattttttttttctacgaGAACGGAGACATCGTCTGGAATGGAGGGACGCAGGCAAAGAGCGGCAGGAAGTTCAA GTACGTCTTCCCTCGCTTCTCGCTCTGCTGGGCGGAGCTTCTGGAGCTCAAAGTTCGTGTTCCGTGTGAAACACTCGACTATGTGACAGCAAACTACGGCGCCACCTGGAGCATCCCCGTGAGGAGCTGGGACTGGAAGTCATCGCCTAGCAACGTGCAGGAGAATGGGGTGTGGCCTCCATCTGAGTGGGCGGAGCTTATTCAAGTTTACTGA